From a single Nocardioides panacis genomic region:
- the pnuC gene encoding nicotinamide riboside transporter PnuC, which yields MDRACGVLLGQAAGDALGVPYEFATPPRAGQLAEMTGGGLGDYAPGEWSDDTQMAACIAQVGATGADLTGQAALDQIAENFLRWAAEGATDIGIQTSSVLRAARTGGAAPHVRLREAAAAYARRNPRSAGNGALMRTSIVGLSALDDRDRTARAARRVAELTHADPLAGDSAVLWSEAVRVAVAHRRLDLAGGLDLLPLERRDTWAKWITDAETSAPATFNPNGFTVSALQAAWAAITQTPVPEDAPERSLYPCGHLQDALHAAVRIGNDTDTVAAIAGGLLGAYWGQSAVPLSWVRRIHGWPGLRARDLVRLAALTARGGRSDDLGWPAVEHLTYGITPRAALPHPLDAGVYLGTENAEGHDATAVVSLFRRGTHDVPIDGVSPGDHLEVRLIDSSNRAANPNLAFTLADTADVVAELRAEGHRVLLHCVQAQQRTPSTAVAYAVRLGAAPEEARRMIAAALPPEPTTGQTLGLRRRRRRHQLEGNAMNGIVGWLNTTAFTSFGAPTTWAEVLGFLTGAGCVYLVARQHLLNWPLGIANNGLWILLFASAGLYADSGLQVVYILLGVWGWLQWLHGGTHGTTRVVSGTSRREWAGLCVAGVALTLGLTWFLAALTPSTVPLWDALTTTLSLLAVYGQAMKRWESWLLWMAADVIYVPLYHVKGLDLTALLYVGFFLLCVKGLRDWRRDLQARPAAAPVPALEMGSVA from the coding sequence ATGGACCGAGCCTGCGGCGTACTGCTGGGGCAGGCAGCCGGCGACGCCCTCGGCGTCCCCTACGAGTTCGCCACTCCCCCGCGGGCCGGCCAGCTGGCCGAGATGACCGGCGGCGGGCTCGGCGACTACGCGCCCGGCGAGTGGAGCGACGACACCCAGATGGCCGCCTGCATCGCCCAGGTCGGCGCCACCGGTGCCGACCTGACCGGCCAGGCGGCCCTCGACCAGATCGCCGAGAACTTCCTCCGGTGGGCTGCCGAGGGCGCCACCGACATCGGCATCCAGACCAGCTCCGTCCTCCGGGCGGCCCGCACCGGCGGAGCCGCGCCGCACGTGCGTCTCCGCGAAGCCGCCGCGGCGTACGCCCGGCGCAACCCGCGCAGCGCGGGCAACGGCGCCCTGATGCGTACGTCGATCGTCGGACTCAGCGCACTCGACGACCGGGACCGCACGGCCCGGGCCGCTCGACGCGTCGCCGAGCTGACCCACGCCGACCCGCTCGCCGGTGACTCCGCGGTGCTGTGGAGCGAGGCCGTCCGGGTGGCCGTCGCGCACCGCCGCCTCGACCTGGCCGGCGGGCTCGACCTGCTCCCCCTGGAGCGCCGGGACACGTGGGCGAAGTGGATCACCGACGCGGAGACGAGCGCCCCGGCGACGTTCAACCCCAACGGGTTCACGGTCAGCGCGCTGCAGGCGGCCTGGGCCGCGATCACGCAAACGCCGGTGCCCGAGGACGCACCCGAGCGGTCGTTGTACCCCTGTGGCCACCTGCAGGACGCTCTCCACGCCGCCGTGCGGATCGGCAACGACACCGACACGGTCGCGGCCATCGCCGGCGGGCTGCTGGGCGCCTACTGGGGCCAGTCCGCCGTCCCGCTCAGCTGGGTCCGCAGGATCCACGGCTGGCCGGGGCTCCGGGCCCGGGACCTCGTCCGGCTCGCCGCGCTCACCGCGCGCGGGGGCCGCTCCGACGACCTCGGCTGGCCGGCGGTGGAGCACCTGACCTACGGGATCACCCCGCGCGCCGCTTTGCCGCACCCGCTCGACGCCGGCGTCTACCTCGGCACCGAGAACGCAGAAGGGCACGACGCCACCGCGGTCGTCTCGCTCTTCCGCCGCGGCACGCACGACGTGCCGATCGACGGCGTCTCCCCCGGCGACCACCTCGAGGTGCGCCTGATCGACAGCTCCAACCGGGCCGCGAACCCCAACCTCGCCTTCACGCTCGCGGACACGGCCGACGTGGTCGCCGAGCTGCGCGCGGAGGGCCACCGGGTGCTCCTGCACTGCGTCCAGGCGCAGCAGCGCACCCCCTCGACCGCCGTCGCCTACGCCGTACGCCTCGGCGCCGCACCCGAGGAGGCCCGCCGGATGATCGCCGCGGCGCTCCCCCCGGAGCCGACGACGGGGCAGACTCTGGGACTTCGCCGCCGGCGACGGCGCCACCAACTCGAGGGGAACGCGATGAACGGCATCGTCGGCTGGCTCAACACCACGGCCTTCACCTCGTTCGGAGCACCGACGACCTGGGCGGAGGTGCTCGGCTTCCTCACCGGGGCCGGCTGCGTCTACCTGGTCGCCAGGCAGCACCTCCTCAACTGGCCGCTCGGGATCGCCAACAACGGCCTGTGGATCCTGCTGTTCGCGAGCGCCGGCCTCTACGCCGACTCCGGGCTGCAGGTGGTCTACATCCTGCTGGGGGTCTGGGGCTGGCTGCAGTGGCTGCACGGCGGCACCCACGGCACGACCCGCGTGGTGAGCGGCACGAGCCGACGGGAGTGGGCCGGCCTCTGCGTGGCAGGAGTCGCGCTCACCCTGGGGCTCACCTGGTTCCTCGCGGCGCTGACCCCCTCGACGGTGCCGCTCTGGGACGCCCTCACCACGACGCTGTCCCTGCTGGCGGTGTACGGACAGGCCATGAAGCGCTGGGAGTCCTGGCTGCTGTGGATGGCCGCCGACGTCATCTACGTGCCGCTCTACCACGTCAAGGGCCTCGACCTCACCGCTCTCTTGTACGTCGGGTTCTTCCTGCTCTGCGTGAAGGGCCTGCGTGACTGGCGCCGCGACCTGCAGGCTCGGCCGGCCGCTGCCCCCGTCCCTGCACTCGAAATGGGTTCCGTCGCATGA
- a CDS encoding T3SS (YopN, CesT) and YbjN peptide-binding chaperone 1 translates to MGEFAESELDRSTTLAWSAFRGRLADHVAAMQDDEVALVEAESSVGDADEGAAPYVQFCAWGEDLVRCELSSNAYLAEAHRLDVSQVAALVEMGWILPTHGPDDEADSGSTNFHVDAERVEADRLAVMTVRAFREVFGVAHPAFLSSDDVATTDAPRPALEEDAEVDEALAVNPGDADHLRALVDAALVPLFGGLPEHDSDDDVPVVNGSGLVWVRVLDNAPVVQLFSALVHDVTDLERAAYEVAVLNRDVQFLKFLLLEDTVMAYLYVPALPFAPLHLRAMLDLMCRTVNRLDKDLATRVGGSLAFGSEPLEQTEAAEPDLDEAAHPALRTLIEIDAEAPGSVTPQMAAAVCDLDRELILELVTWSSERERTWALTRDELLLEGDPEDLAEVCDVESRTAERMTTVLRQALRLVVEQEAERLLEAPAYDGRRGPRPPRRRTRDDVLPGLDTREPGLFDQ, encoded by the coding sequence ATGGGTGAGTTCGCAGAGTCGGAGCTGGACCGGAGTACGACGCTGGCCTGGAGCGCCTTCCGGGGCCGGCTGGCCGACCACGTCGCGGCGATGCAGGACGACGAGGTCGCCCTCGTGGAGGCCGAGTCGTCGGTCGGGGACGCGGACGAGGGCGCGGCGCCGTACGTCCAGTTCTGCGCCTGGGGCGAGGACCTCGTGCGGTGCGAGCTGTCCAGCAACGCCTACCTCGCGGAGGCGCACCGGCTCGACGTCTCGCAGGTGGCCGCCCTCGTCGAGATGGGCTGGATCCTCCCGACGCACGGTCCCGACGACGAGGCTGACTCCGGGTCGACCAACTTCCACGTCGACGCCGAGCGCGTCGAGGCCGACCGGCTGGCGGTGATGACGGTCCGGGCCTTCCGGGAGGTCTTCGGCGTCGCGCACCCGGCGTTCCTGTCCTCCGACGACGTGGCGACCACCGATGCTCCGCGCCCCGCGCTCGAGGAGGACGCCGAGGTCGACGAGGCGCTCGCCGTCAACCCCGGCGACGCGGACCACCTGCGGGCCCTGGTCGACGCGGCGCTGGTCCCGCTGTTCGGCGGCCTGCCCGAGCACGACTCGGACGACGACGTGCCGGTCGTCAACGGCAGCGGCCTGGTCTGGGTCCGGGTCCTGGACAACGCGCCGGTGGTGCAGCTCTTCTCGGCGCTGGTCCACGACGTCACGGACCTCGAGCGGGCGGCGTATGAGGTGGCCGTGCTCAACCGGGACGTGCAGTTCCTCAAGTTCCTGCTGCTCGAGGACACGGTGATGGCCTACCTCTACGTCCCCGCCCTGCCGTTCGCGCCGCTGCACCTCAGGGCGATGCTGGACCTGATGTGCCGGACCGTGAACCGCCTCGACAAGGACCTGGCCACCCGCGTGGGCGGGTCCCTGGCGTTCGGCAGCGAGCCGCTCGAGCAGACGGAGGCGGCGGAACCGGACCTCGACGAGGCCGCGCACCCGGCGCTGCGGACGCTGATCGAGATCGACGCCGAGGCACCCGGATCGGTCACCCCGCAGATGGCCGCGGCCGTCTGCGACCTCGACCGGGAGCTGATCCTGGAGCTGGTCACCTGGAGCAGCGAGCGGGAGAGGACCTGGGCGCTCACGCGGGACGAGCTGCTGCTCGAGGGCGACCCCGAGGACCTCGCCGAGGTGTGCGACGTCGAGAGCCGGACGGCGGAGCGGATGACCACCGTGCTGCGTCAGGCCCTTCGGCTGGTGGTCGAGCAGGAAGCGGAGCGACTCCTCGAGGCGCCCGCGTACGACGGACGTCGAGGACCCCGGCCGCCACGGCGACGCACCCGGGACGACGTCCTGCCGGGGCTCGACACCCGCGAGCCCGGGTTGTTCGACCAGTGA
- a CDS encoding NUDIX hydrolase, with amino-acid sequence MAYTSDYPIFSVTVDVVCLTVRDGAFQVLLVERGGPPFEGRLALPGGFVQVDENLEDAARRELREETGIEAPRFVEQLATYGEPDRDPRGRTVSVAFLAIAADLGEATGGSDAAAADWHRVDELLRDDSLLAFDHAVILADAVERARGKLEYTPLACDFCPAEFTIAELRRVYETMWDLRLDPANFHRKVTRADGFLVETGKSADGGVGRPAQLYRRGGSGADLPAAEPRYDGVGVPLGSPCRHGASYS; translated from the coding sequence GTGGCCTACACCAGCGACTACCCGATCTTCTCCGTCACCGTCGACGTCGTCTGCCTGACCGTGCGGGACGGCGCGTTCCAGGTGCTGCTGGTCGAACGCGGGGGGCCGCCCTTCGAGGGCAGGCTCGCGCTGCCGGGCGGGTTCGTGCAGGTCGACGAGAACCTCGAGGACGCCGCCCGCCGGGAGCTCCGTGAAGAGACCGGCATCGAGGCGCCCCGGTTCGTCGAGCAGCTGGCGACGTACGGCGAACCGGACCGGGACCCGCGCGGACGCACCGTGAGCGTGGCCTTCCTGGCCATCGCGGCCGACCTGGGCGAGGCCACGGGTGGGTCGGACGCGGCGGCGGCTGACTGGCACCGCGTGGACGAGCTGCTGCGCGACGACTCGCTGCTGGCCTTCGACCACGCTGTGATCCTGGCCGACGCGGTCGAGCGGGCCCGGGGGAAGCTGGAGTACACCCCGCTGGCATGCGACTTCTGCCCGGCCGAGTTCACGATCGCGGAGCTGCGCCGGGTGTACGAGACCATGTGGGACCTCCGGCTGGACCCGGCCAACTTCCACCGGAAGGTCACCCGGGCCGACGGGTTCCTCGTGGAGACCGGGAAGTCGGCAGATGGAGGCGTGGGACGGCCGGCGCAGCTCTATCGGCGGGGGGGAAGCGGAGCGGATCTTCCCGCCGCTGAACCTCGGTACGACGGCGTAGGCGTACCCCTCGGCTCTCCGTGCCGTCACGGCGCCTCTTACTCCTAG
- a CDS encoding UvrD-helicase domain-containing protein, giving the protein MGGKLNALESLGWTVLSDRRWAGSKRANVDFLLVGPGGVVVVDVKAWRALEVRHDSLFCDDECRDDEASKLVSLTDRVQDSVSLLGLTRQALWPVLVFAGRRLHERAQQVELVGEANIAAWVTRLGRRLGAEQVAEIGSVLDQDFPPYEQATQPQVRVSKLRLVMPKPPRQPDALFDVAELTDSLLQVALDGPIETWMTYLHPDQLRLVSTSWSGPARVRGPAGTGKTVVGLHRATYLAERNPKKVLFVTFVKTLPKVLSGLCERMSPAASANIEFTGLHKLAIDLIDRAGGTVRIDSSKINTAFASAWATVGRGSVLTRLDERWSYWKEEIDYVIKGRGFTDFDEYANLSRLGRRTPMRAEHREAMWALYAEYERRLDLAGVHDFTDALIMARDFVRDGAVEPGYGAVVVDEVQDLNLVGLELLYAISGDGPDRLLIIGDGQQSVYPGGFTLSEAGISVTGRAAVLRANYRNTAEILAVAERVVALDSYDDLEGTPSAGHRDIEVRRHGGVALTVRARDQRSLEAALVTQIEDAQERLPRSNR; this is encoded by the coding sequence GTGGGAGGCAAGCTCAACGCCCTCGAGTCGTTGGGATGGACGGTGTTGTCAGATCGACGTTGGGCAGGTTCGAAACGCGCGAACGTCGACTTCCTGCTTGTCGGTCCGGGTGGCGTCGTTGTCGTGGACGTCAAAGCGTGGCGCGCTCTAGAAGTTCGACACGACAGCCTGTTCTGCGACGACGAGTGCCGTGACGACGAAGCAAGCAAGCTAGTCAGCCTGACCGATCGCGTCCAGGACTCGGTCAGCCTTCTGGGACTGACTCGGCAGGCACTGTGGCCGGTGCTGGTCTTCGCGGGCCGGCGGCTCCACGAGCGTGCCCAGCAGGTCGAGTTGGTGGGAGAGGCAAACATCGCAGCTTGGGTGACCAGACTCGGGCGGCGACTGGGCGCAGAGCAGGTGGCAGAGATCGGCTCAGTGCTCGACCAGGATTTTCCTCCGTACGAGCAGGCGACCCAGCCCCAGGTGCGCGTGTCGAAGCTCCGTTTGGTGATGCCCAAGCCGCCACGTCAACCCGATGCGCTGTTCGACGTGGCAGAGCTGACTGATTCGTTGCTGCAGGTGGCACTCGACGGTCCGATCGAGACGTGGATGACCTATCTGCATCCGGACCAGCTCAGGCTGGTCAGCACCAGTTGGAGCGGTCCGGCTCGCGTGCGCGGACCGGCCGGTACGGGCAAGACCGTAGTCGGATTGCATCGCGCGACCTACCTCGCGGAGCGAAACCCCAAGAAGGTGCTCTTCGTGACCTTCGTGAAGACACTGCCCAAGGTTCTCTCCGGCTTATGTGAACGGATGTCTCCGGCCGCCAGTGCGAACATCGAGTTCACCGGTCTCCACAAGCTCGCCATTGACCTGATCGACCGCGCCGGCGGAACGGTTCGAATCGACTCGAGCAAGATCAACACCGCTTTCGCGAGCGCTTGGGCGACTGTTGGTCGCGGCAGCGTGCTGACGAGGTTGGACGAGCGCTGGTCGTACTGGAAAGAGGAGATCGACTACGTCATCAAAGGGCGTGGGTTCACCGACTTCGACGAGTACGCGAATCTGTCGCGGCTTGGGCGACGTACACCCATGAGAGCGGAGCACCGCGAAGCAATGTGGGCGCTGTACGCCGAGTACGAGCGGCGGCTCGATCTAGCCGGCGTGCATGACTTCACCGATGCGCTGATCATGGCTCGTGACTTCGTCCGAGACGGAGCAGTCGAGCCCGGCTACGGGGCCGTCGTGGTCGACGAGGTTCAGGACCTCAATCTGGTCGGGCTGGAGCTGCTGTACGCCATCTCCGGAGACGGGCCCGACCGCCTGCTGATCATCGGGGACGGTCAGCAATCCGTATACCCAGGCGGCTTCACGCTGAGCGAGGCGGGCATCTCGGTGACAGGTCGGGCAGCCGTTCTGCGGGCCAACTATCGCAACACGGCAGAGATCCTGGCAGTGGCTGAACGGGTCGTGGCTCTCGACTCGTACGACGACCTGGAGGGCACACCGTCTGCAGGACATCGTGACATCGAGGTGCGGCGCCATGGTGGAGTGGCATTGACGGTTCGAGCGCGTGATCAGCGAAGCCTCGAGGCGGCGCTCGTGACGCAGATCGAAGATGCCCAAGAGCGGCTTCCACGTAGCAACAGGTGA
- a CDS encoding ADP-ribosylglycohydrolase family protein has product MKTTAAQLTEIGLAPPAWSGSPSAFPVPGPSDVLRDRYRGCLVAGAIGDALGRPAEGRSAVQMWRRYEGGLREFQPWRGYRSGPVGTFTDDTQLTLVNARWLAEAGSGELDPDLLADAIEVWGRTGRGIGRATYEALANLSGGRRWWASGAASAGNGAAMRAAPYALRFAGRPDELRFAAALGTVPTHADLTAVASAIVQASAVNQCLASRSGSLDPDQLLGSVVASVDDLDLPRLAHRGNGSRRSLAERIGEVKALLGAPVERVLGHFYNGAFVLETMPVVLWLLLTYADDPEEGLVAAVMGGRDADTIAAILGNLLGALHGVAAFPARWRGENLEAHDELLAWADRLYRLRWVPENDLEEGRDHE; this is encoded by the coding sequence ATGAAGACGACCGCAGCACAGCTCACCGAGATCGGCCTGGCGCCGCCGGCCTGGTCCGGGTCGCCCTCGGCCTTTCCCGTGCCCGGGCCGTCCGACGTCCTGCGTGACCGGTACCGCGGATGTCTGGTCGCGGGCGCCATCGGGGATGCGCTCGGTCGGCCGGCCGAAGGTCGGTCCGCTGTCCAGATGTGGCGGCGCTACGAGGGCGGGTTGCGCGAATTCCAGCCTTGGCGTGGCTACCGGTCGGGTCCGGTCGGCACGTTCACCGACGACACCCAGCTCACCCTGGTCAACGCGCGGTGGCTCGCGGAGGCCGGCTCCGGTGAGCTGGACCCGGACCTGCTCGCGGACGCGATCGAGGTCTGGGGTCGGACCGGTCGTGGCATCGGCCGGGCCACCTACGAGGCGCTCGCCAACCTCAGCGGGGGTCGTCGGTGGTGGGCGTCCGGGGCGGCCTCGGCCGGCAACGGCGCAGCCATGCGAGCAGCGCCGTACGCGCTGCGGTTCGCGGGGCGACCGGACGAGCTGCGGTTCGCGGCTGCGCTGGGGACCGTGCCGACCCACGCCGACCTCACGGCGGTCGCGTCGGCCATCGTCCAGGCCTCCGCGGTGAACCAGTGCCTGGCGTCCCGGAGCGGGTCGCTGGACCCCGACCAACTGTTGGGCTCCGTCGTCGCGTCGGTCGACGACCTGGACCTGCCGCGGCTTGCTCACCGGGGGAACGGGTCGAGGCGGAGCCTCGCCGAACGGATCGGGGAGGTGAAGGCGCTGCTCGGCGCCCCGGTCGAGCGCGTCCTTGGCCACTTCTACAACGGTGCCTTCGTGCTCGAGACGATGCCGGTGGTGCTGTGGCTGCTGCTCACCTACGCGGACGACCCCGAGGAGGGACTGGTCGCCGCCGTCATGGGAGGGCGCGACGCCGACACAATCGCGGCGATCCTGGGGAACCTGCTCGGTGCGCTGCACGGCGTCGCTGCCTTCCCGGCACGCTGGCGGGGCGAGAACCTCGAGGCACACGACGAGCTCCTCGCGTGGGCCGATCGGCTCTATCGACTGCGGTGGGTGCCCGAGAACGACCTCGAGGAAGGTCGGGACCACGAGTGA
- a CDS encoding 3'-5' exonuclease — protein MAVLVYTRAELIHYCGVLRRAGIPYVDLMDYDGVSSDRVKVGTFKRAKGLEFKFVLLPGLREGPVEPWSGESDDSYRERAERMRRELYVGMTRARDGLWMGYLVGDVCDQVRA, from the coding sequence ATGGCGGTGCTCGTGTACACACGCGCCGAGCTCATTCACTACTGCGGTGTGCTTCGGAGAGCTGGTATCCCGTACGTCGACCTCATGGACTACGACGGGGTGAGCAGTGACCGAGTGAAAGTCGGGACGTTCAAACGAGCCAAGGGTCTCGAGTTCAAGTTCGTGCTGCTGCCTGGGCTGCGCGAGGGACCTGTCGAGCCGTGGAGTGGGGAGTCCGATGACTCGTATCGGGAGAGGGCGGAGCGCATGCGAAGAGAGCTGTATGTAGGGATGACGCGGGCGCGGGACGGACTGTGGATGGGATACCTGGTGGGTGACGTCTGCGACCAGGTCCGCGCATGA
- a CDS encoding DUF222 domain-containing protein: MTSVTAPPPPPPVGQPPAGHPVLRFTTSLSGALDRLAETPTWSMTPAEQREALVELRRQRNRLHELELRVLVQADRDDIGADTGAVSTPAWLAHATRTSTTRCHRDLHLATKLDTRFGQTRTALAAGLIDAEKAGILTDAVERLTSEYDELPPGTEARAEAHLLEQARVFDARTLRRLGRRLFEVVCPEAADAVEGARLEKEEARARALAQLTIHDQGDGTSSGRFRLPALHADLLKKALEALTSPRRIGDARLDPETRAKLPHATLLGHGLMELLEHHLSALPQVNGSPFTVVVTIGLDALVSGLGVAALDTGHRVSAGEARRLACRAGIIPMVLGGDSVPLDVGRERRLFDRYQKHAINHRYQGCAAHSCDRPPAWVEYHHLQPWRPNGHQQRHLAVPGPPPDGRPPGQLRPATTPRRQGPVQPENLDRADRRPADQRA; this comes from the coding sequence ATGACCTCGGTGACCGCACCACCACCCCCGCCACCGGTCGGGCAACCGCCCGCCGGGCATCCGGTGCTGCGGTTCACCACCTCCCTGTCGGGCGCCCTGGACCGGCTCGCCGAGACCCCGACCTGGTCGATGACCCCAGCCGAGCAGCGCGAGGCGCTGGTGGAGCTGCGCCGGCAGCGCAACCGGCTCCACGAGCTGGAGCTGCGGGTGCTGGTGCAGGCCGACCGCGACGACATCGGCGCCGACACCGGCGCGGTCAGCACCCCGGCTTGGCTGGCGCACGCCACCCGGACCAGCACCACCCGCTGCCACCGCGACCTGCACCTCGCCACCAAGCTCGACACCCGGTTCGGCCAGACCCGGACCGCGCTCGCGGCCGGGCTGATCGACGCGGAGAAGGCCGGCATCCTCACCGACGCCGTCGAACGACTGACGTCCGAGTACGACGAGCTGCCCCCGGGCACCGAGGCCCGGGCCGAGGCACACCTGCTCGAGCAGGCCCGGGTCTTCGACGCCCGCACCCTGCGCAGGTTGGGGCGCCGGCTCTTCGAGGTGGTCTGCCCCGAGGCCGCCGACGCGGTCGAGGGTGCCAGGCTGGAGAAGGAGGAGGCCCGGGCCCGGGCGCTGGCCCAGCTGACGATCCACGACCAGGGCGACGGCACCAGCAGCGGCCGGTTCCGGCTGCCCGCCCTGCACGCGGACCTGCTCAAGAAAGCCCTCGAGGCACTGACCAGCCCGCGGCGGATCGGTGACGCACGCCTCGATCCCGAGACCAGGGCGAAGCTGCCGCACGCCACCCTGCTCGGGCACGGGCTGATGGAGCTGCTCGAGCACCACCTCAGCGCGCTGCCCCAGGTGAACGGGTCCCCGTTCACCGTGGTCGTCACGATCGGCCTCGACGCGCTGGTCTCCGGTCTCGGGGTGGCGGCCCTTGACACCGGGCACCGGGTCTCGGCCGGGGAGGCTCGCCGGCTGGCCTGCCGGGCCGGGATCATCCCGATGGTGCTGGGCGGTGACTCGGTGCCGCTGGACGTGGGCCGGGAGCGGCGGCTGTTCGACCGCTACCAGAAGCACGCGATCAACCACCGCTACCAGGGCTGCGCCGCACACAGCTGCGACCGGCCACCCGCCTGGGTCGAGTACCACCACCTCCAACCGTGGAGGCCCAACGGACACCAGCAACGGCATCTCGCTGTGCCCGGCCCACCACCGGATGGCCGACCACCCGGACAGCTACGACCTGCGACGACTCCCCGACGGCAAGGTCCGGTTCAACCGGAGAACCTAGACCGCGCCGACCGAAGACCTGCCGACCAAAGAGCCTGA
- a CDS encoding AAA family ATPase: MRHGLVIGKFYPPHVGHHHLIDVAARQVDRLTVLVMASRAESLTLDERVRWLAEVHRDAPVDVIGAPCDVPMDLESDVVWTAHVAIMRGAVHAHTSAPIDVVFSSESYGPELAYRLGAEHVSVDPARVERPVSGTAVRHDLAGCWDHLHPVVRGGLATRVVVLGAESTGTTTGSSALADAYRARGGVWARTGWVPEYGREHTVLKQEQACEDADRRGLVRPPMEELVWDAKDFAQVAERQSRLEEQAARDGSPSLVCDTDALATRVWERRYVGRDSHAAAGAVPTLSARRIYLLTDHVGVPFVQDGWRDGEHIRADMTEWFVEELTAAGVSWALLSGSLEERIDLARRVINEALLDAVQFDEPLGTGLAGRAPLTAWSPADALAGCGAGCI; this comes from the coding sequence ATGAGGCACGGGCTGGTGATCGGCAAGTTCTACCCGCCGCACGTAGGACACCACCACCTCATCGACGTCGCCGCCCGACAGGTCGACCGGCTCACCGTCCTGGTGATGGCGTCGCGCGCCGAGAGCCTCACGCTCGACGAGCGCGTCCGGTGGCTCGCCGAGGTCCACCGGGACGCGCCCGTCGACGTGATCGGTGCACCGTGCGACGTACCCATGGACCTGGAGTCCGACGTCGTCTGGACCGCGCACGTCGCGATCATGCGCGGCGCCGTCCACGCGCACACGTCGGCCCCGATCGACGTGGTGTTCTCCTCGGAGTCCTACGGACCGGAACTGGCCTATCGCCTCGGAGCGGAGCACGTGTCCGTCGACCCCGCCCGGGTGGAGCGTCCGGTCTCCGGCACCGCCGTCCGTCACGACCTCGCCGGTTGCTGGGACCACCTCCACCCGGTGGTGCGCGGTGGTCTCGCCACGCGGGTCGTCGTGCTCGGCGCGGAGTCGACCGGCACCACCACCGGGTCCTCTGCCCTGGCGGACGCCTACCGCGCACGTGGCGGGGTGTGGGCGCGCACCGGCTGGGTCCCGGAGTACGGCCGAGAGCACACCGTGCTCAAACAGGAGCAGGCGTGCGAGGACGCTGATCGGCGAGGGCTCGTCCGTCCGCCGATGGAGGAGCTCGTCTGGGACGCCAAGGACTTCGCCCAGGTCGCCGAACGTCAGTCCCGCTTGGAGGAACAGGCTGCGCGCGACGGTTCGCCGTCGCTCGTCTGTGACACCGACGCGCTCGCGACCCGGGTGTGGGAGCGCCGGTACGTCGGCCGTGACTCACACGCCGCAGCCGGCGCCGTACCCACGCTTTCCGCCCGCAGGATCTACCTGCTGACCGACCACGTCGGCGTGCCCTTCGTCCAGGACGGGTGGCGCGACGGCGAGCACATCCGGGCCGACATGACGGAGTGGTTCGTCGAGGAGCTGACCGCGGCCGGGGTGTCTTGGGCGTTGCTATCCGGGTCGCTCGAGGAGCGGATAGATCTCGCGCGACGAGTCATCAATGAGGCCCTTCTGGACGCTGTGCAGTTCGATGAGCCACTCGGGACAGGTCTGGCGGGCAGAGCGCCGTTGACTGCGTGGAGCCCCGCGGACGCGTTGGCCGGTTGTGGTGCCGGTTGCATCTGA
- a CDS encoding HNH endonuclease yields the protein MLEEQFSRLIRESAMTWLDARPREQVDYAWLSTFEYEGQRIPLMDRQRGIRKPASMNAALSMRTVFTKPGDTPPYADAEGKDGLQRYKYRGDDPQHSENRALRRAHEDGLPLIWFVGIAASLYQPIYPVWIVGDELQDLQFALALDEGQRLITPGTSVSEDTKRYVERTTRARLHQPMFRARVLSAYKSRCAVCQLGHVQLLDAAHIISDSKPHGDPVVPNGLAMCKIHHAAFDSNILGVRPDLSVHIRQDILDEIDGPMLRHGLQGMHNQKLTPPLVRLAQPDPGRLDERYSEFLAH from the coding sequence GTGCTCGAAGAACAGTTCAGTCGGCTCATTCGTGAGTCTGCGATGACGTGGCTGGATGCGCGCCCTCGCGAGCAGGTCGACTATGCCTGGTTGTCCACCTTCGAGTACGAGGGTCAGCGCATTCCGCTCATGGATCGGCAGCGAGGCATTCGCAAGCCAGCCTCGATGAACGCCGCCCTCTCGATGCGAACGGTGTTCACGAAGCCTGGCGACACGCCACCGTACGCGGATGCCGAGGGCAAGGATGGCCTTCAGCGCTACAAGTACCGCGGTGACGACCCCCAGCACTCGGAGAACCGAGCGCTTCGACGCGCTCACGAAGACGGCCTACCGCTCATCTGGTTCGTCGGGATCGCTGCCAGCCTGTACCAGCCGATCTACCCCGTCTGGATCGTGGGCGACGAACTCCAGGACCTCCAGTTCGCCTTGGCATTGGACGAGGGTCAGCGCCTCATCACTCCTGGGACATCGGTGAGCGAGGACACCAAGCGGTACGTCGAGCGCACCACGCGAGCCCGGCTGCATCAGCCGATGTTTCGCGCGCGTGTGCTCTCCGCCTACAAGTCTCGCTGCGCAGTCTGCCAACTCGGGCACGTCCAACTCCTGGACGCTGCCCACATCATCTCGGACAGCAAGCCGCACGGCGACCCGGTGGTCCCCAACGGCCTCGCGATGTGCAAGATCCATCACGCCGCCTTCGACAGCAACATCCTCGGCGTCCGTCCCGACCTCTCGGTCCACATCCGCCAGGACATCCTCGACGAGATCGACGGACCGATGCTCCGGCACGGTCTGCAAGGCATGCACAACCAGAAGTTGACTCCGCCGCTGGTTCGACTGGCACAACCTGACCCCGGGCGCCTCGATGAGCGCTATTCCGAATTCCTCGCTCATTGA